The following are encoded in a window of uncultured Ilyobacter sp. genomic DNA:
- a CDS encoding aconitase/3-isopropylmalate dehydratase large subunit family protein, giving the protein MTIVEKILAKKSNREKVTPGENIWVDVDNLLTHDVCGPGAASIFKREFGEGAKVWDKEKVVLIPDHYIFTKDKYAMRNLEIVKEFAKEQDLKYYYEPFTSDYKGVCHIAFAEEGHAMPGKVMFGTDSHTCTAGAFGQFATGIGNTDAGFILGTGRLWVKVPETIRFTFNGKFPKYVMGKDIVLQTIGDIGFDGATYCCMQYDGDAISDLNMDERMTICNMAIEAGGKCGIIEPDQTTIDYVRARTEAPFEVYHSDADAKYKSEHIYNAAEMEPVVAQPYSPANVEKAKNLEDVKITRSYIGSCTGGKTTDFYAAAEILKGRKTVVDTFIVPATTQVEKDLKKIKIGDETLMEILEKAGCLIGPPSCGACLGGPEDTFGRTHSDEVVISTTNRNFHGRMGSMESKVYLASPYTAAASAVTGYITDPRKFMEGK; this is encoded by the coding sequence ATGACAATTGTTGAAAAGATTCTTGCTAAAAAATCAAACAGAGAAAAAGTGACTCCAGGTGAAAACATTTGGGTAGATGTTGACAACCTGCTTACCCATGACGTTTGCGGTCCTGGAGCAGCATCCATATTCAAACGTGAATTTGGTGAAGGTGCCAAGGTTTGGGACAAAGAAAAAGTGGTTTTAATACCTGATCACTATATTTTTACAAAAGATAAATACGCAATGAGAAATCTTGAAATAGTAAAAGAATTTGCAAAAGAACAGGATCTAAAATATTACTATGAGCCCTTTACATCAGATTATAAAGGTGTGTGTCATATAGCCTTTGCTGAAGAGGGACATGCAATGCCAGGAAAAGTAATGTTCGGGACAGATTCTCACACATGTACTGCAGGAGCTTTTGGACAGTTTGCCACAGGAATAGGAAATACAGACGCTGGATTTATATTGGGAACTGGAAGACTTTGGGTAAAGGTTCCTGAGACTATAAGATTTACCTTCAATGGTAAATTCCCTAAATATGTAATGGGAAAGGACATTGTCCTTCAGACTATAGGGGATATCGGATTTGACGGTGCAACTTACTGCTGTATGCAGTATGACGGTGATGCTATAAGCGATCTGAATATGGATGAAAGAATGACTATCTGCAACATGGCTATAGAGGCTGGAGGTAAATGCGGTATAATCGAACCTGACCAGACAACGATAGACTACGTAAGAGCTAGAACAGAGGCACCTTTTGAAGTATATCACTCAGATGCAGATGCAAAGTATAAAAGTGAGCATATCTATAATGCAGCGGAGATGGAGCCTGTAGTAGCTCAACCTTATTCACCTGCAAATGTTGAAAAGGCAAAAAATTTGGAAGATGTAAAAATAACAAGATCTTATATAGGATCTTGTACAGGAGGGAAGACTACAGATTTCTATGCAGCAGCTGAGATACTTAAAGGCAGAAAAACGGTGGTAGACACATTTATAGTTCCTGCTACAACCCAGGTGGAAAAAGATCTGAAAAAGATAAAAATTGGTGATGAGACACTTATGGAAATATTGGAAAAAGCTGGATGCCTCATAGGACCTCCGTCGTGTGGAGCATGTCTTGGAGGACCTGAAGATACTTTCGGAAGAACGCATTCAGATGAAGTAGTTATCTCCACTACAAACAGAAACTTCCACGGAAGAATGGGATCGATGGAATCAAAGGTATACCTTGCATCACCATATACAGCGGCAGCATCTGCTGTTACAGGTTATATTACAGATCCGAGAAAGTTCATGGAGGGGAAATAA
- the ilvD gene encoding dihydroxy-acid dehydratase has translation MKSDVVKKGVARSPHRSLLKALGLTEREIQAPFIGVVGSFNELVPGHVHLKTIIDSVKSGIRMGGGVPFEFSTIAVCDGLAMNNDAMRYSLPSRNIIADTIEVQVRGAALDALVFIPNCDKVVPGMLMAAARLNIPAIFISGGPMLAGVHKGKKIALSDVFEYVGKYQAGEISEDELTEIEGKACPTCGSCAGMYTANTMNCLTEALGMALPGNGTVPAVFSKRMEMAKEAGMRVVELLKEGLKPRDVMTKKAFMNAVRVDMALGGSTNTVLHLLAIANDAGVELTLDDFDEISKRVPQISKLSPAGNHFIEDLDRAGGVHAVMRELIDGGIVEDETTVNGNLAEVLKKHRVTDKEVIRELVNPYTKRGGLTVLKGNIAPLGAVVKSGGVVEEMKVHNGPARVFNSEEDTVAALMNGKIKNGDVIVIRYEGPKGGPGMREMLTPTSILVGLGLDKTVALITDGRFSGATRGAAIGHVSPEAAERGPIALIEEGDMIKIDINNGTLDFVVDEKELEKRKEKLVLVEKEASGYLKKYSDKVLSAYSGAIEG, from the coding sequence ATGAAAAGTGATGTAGTTAAAAAAGGAGTGGCAAGGTCGCCACACAGAAGTCTTTTAAAGGCACTAGGTCTTACAGAGAGAGAAATTCAGGCTCCGTTTATAGGGGTTGTAGGTTCTTTTAATGAATTGGTACCGGGACATGTACACCTTAAAACAATAATAGATTCGGTAAAAAGTGGAATAAGAATGGGTGGAGGAGTTCCTTTTGAGTTTTCCACAATTGCAGTGTGTGATGGCTTGGCTATGAATAATGACGCCATGAGATACTCACTACCTTCTAGAAACATAATAGCTGATACTATAGAGGTTCAGGTAAGGGGTGCAGCCCTAGATGCACTGGTTTTTATACCAAATTGTGACAAGGTAGTTCCAGGGATGCTTATGGCTGCAGCAAGGCTGAATATACCGGCTATATTTATAAGTGGGGGACCTATGCTTGCAGGAGTTCACAAAGGGAAAAAAATTGCCCTTAGTGATGTGTTTGAATATGTAGGAAAGTATCAGGCAGGAGAGATCTCAGAAGACGAGTTGACTGAAATAGAAGGAAAGGCCTGTCCTACTTGTGGTTCATGTGCAGGGATGTACACTGCAAATACAATGAACTGTCTCACAGAGGCTCTAGGGATGGCACTACCTGGAAACGGAACAGTCCCAGCTGTATTTTCAAAAAGAATGGAAATGGCAAAAGAAGCTGGAATGAGAGTGGTGGAACTCTTGAAGGAAGGATTGAAGCCGAGAGACGTGATGACAAAAAAGGCATTTATGAATGCTGTAAGAGTGGATATGGCATTAGGTGGATCGACAAATACAGTTCTTCATCTTCTTGCCATTGCTAATGATGCAGGTGTAGAACTAACCTTAGATGATTTTGATGAAATAAGTAAGAGGGTACCACAGATATCAAAACTGTCCCCGGCAGGAAACCATTTTATAGAGGACCTTGACCGTGCAGGAGGGGTACACGCTGTAATGAGAGAGTTAATAGACGGCGGAATTGTAGAGGATGAGACAACTGTCAACGGAAACTTAGCGGAAGTACTGAAAAAACACAGAGTAACCGACAAAGAGGTAATAAGAGAACTTGTCAATCCTTATACAAAACGAGGAGGACTTACTGTTCTAAAAGGAAATATAGCACCTCTTGGAGCAGTTGTAAAATCAGGTGGAGTTGTGGAAGAGATGAAAGTTCATAATGGACCTGCAAGAGTATTTAACAGTGAGGAAGATACGGTGGCGGCTTTAATGAATGGCAAGATAAAAAACGGAGACGTAATTGTCATAAGGTATGAAGGCCCAAAGGGAGGACCTGGAATGAGAGAAATGCTTACTCCGACCTCTATACTAGTAGGACTAGGTCTAGATAAAACAGTGGCCCTTATAACTGATGGTAGATTCTCAGGAGCCACAAGAGGAGCTGCTATAGGGCACGTATCTCCTGAAGCGGCAGAGAGAGGACCTATAGCCCTTATCGAAGAAGGGGATATGATCAAGATAGATATAAATAATGGTACCCTTGATTTTGTAGTAGATGAAAAAGAACTCGAAAAGAGAAAAGAGAAACTGGTTTTAGTTGAGAAGGAGGCCAGTGGATATTTGAAAAAATATTCTGATAAAGTATTATCGGCGTACAGCGGAGCTATAGAGGGGTAG
- a CDS encoding 3-isopropylmalate dehydratase — protein sequence MSDIIRGKVYVLGDDIDTDQIIPASHLVYRVDDPEESKLYGKYALSGLPTEIKKASPFVKEGEFTSEYTVVIAGKNFGCGSSREHAPLCLEKAGVKAVIAESYARIFYRNAIDGAFLIPYESEAKIFDKFSTGDEIELDGDRSTIKNVTTGEKFSLKSIGDAYEIVKAGGIFKYAKNKM from the coding sequence ATGAGTGATATTATAAGAGGAAAAGTTTATGTATTAGGAGACGATATAGATACAGATCAGATAATTCCGGCATCACATCTTGTATACAGGGTAGATGATCCTGAGGAATCTAAACTTTACGGTAAATACGCACTTTCCGGACTTCCTACAGAGATAAAGAAGGCTAGCCCTTTTGTAAAAGAGGGAGAGTTTACAAGTGAGTACACGGTAGTTATAGCAGGGAAAAACTTCGGGTGCGGATCTTCTAGGGAGCATGCTCCTCTGTGTCTTGAAAAGGCAGGTGTCAAAGCAGTAATAGCCGAGAGTTATGCCAGAATCTTTTATAGAAACGCCATTGACGGAGCATTTTTGATACCATACGAATCTGAAGCTAAAATATTTGATAAGTTCTCTACAGGGGATGAGATAGAACTAGACGGAGACAGGAGCACAATAAAGAATGTAACAACAGGGGAGAAGTTCTCTCTGAAATCTATAGGTGATGCCTACGAAATAGTAAAAGCCGGGGGGATATTTAAGTATGCAAAAAACAAAATGTAA
- the leuB gene encoding 3-isopropylmalate dehydrogenase encodes MQKTKCNEIKTYKIALLPGDYIGEEITSGAVKVMKRVGKAYGVDLQFTRGAIGGAGLDEAGHPFPEATKKICRESDAVFLGAVGGPKWDNVASNLRPERGLLEIRKELGVFANLRPVKIHSSLRDKSPLKESIIGENLDILIVRELIGGIYFGQKGRDGDKAYDVMAYSVGEVERIAEIAFQVASKRDKRVTSVDKANVLESSKLWRETVEKVAKKYPDIELTHLYVDNAAMQLVINPKQFDVILTSNMFGDILSDEASVISGSIGMLPSASLGKGIGLFEPIHGSAPDIAGQDKVNPMATILSGAMMLRHSFEMEEAAKIIEKAVEAVLEKGYRTGDIYSGTEKLVGTKEVVGKIMEEVENLLKK; translated from the coding sequence ATGCAAAAAACAAAATGTAATGAAATAAAAACATATAAAATAGCACTTTTACCTGGAGACTATATAGGGGAAGAGATAACTTCAGGGGCAGTAAAGGTAATGAAGAGAGTAGGGAAGGCCTATGGGGTAGACCTCCAGTTTACAAGAGGGGCTATAGGGGGAGCAGGGCTTGATGAAGCTGGGCATCCTTTTCCAGAAGCGACGAAAAAAATATGCAGAGAAAGTGATGCAGTATTTTTAGGAGCTGTAGGTGGACCTAAGTGGGATAACGTGGCCTCGAACTTGAGACCTGAAAGAGGACTTCTTGAAATCCGTAAGGAGCTAGGGGTTTTTGCAAACTTAAGACCTGTAAAAATTCACAGTTCTTTGAGGGATAAAAGTCCACTGAAAGAGAGTATTATCGGAGAAAACTTAGACATACTAATAGTGAGAGAGCTTATAGGCGGAATCTACTTTGGACAGAAAGGCAGAGATGGAGACAAAGCTTATGATGTAATGGCTTATTCTGTGGGAGAGGTAGAAAGAATCGCTGAAATAGCATTTCAAGTCGCCTCAAAAAGAGATAAAAGAGTGACAAGTGTGGACAAGGCAAACGTACTCGAAAGCTCTAAGCTATGGAGAGAAACCGTAGAAAAAGTGGCAAAAAAATACCCAGATATAGAGCTTACTCATCTATATGTAGACAATGCAGCTATGCAGCTTGTAATTAACCCTAAACAGTTTGACGTGATACTTACAAGCAACATGTTTGGTGATATATTATCAGATGAAGCCAGTGTAATATCTGGTTCTATCGGGATGCTGCCTTCTGCAAGCCTTGGAAAAGGGATAGGGCTCTTTGAACCTATCCACGGTTCGGCGCCTGATATAGCCGGGCAGGATAAGGTTAACCCTATGGCGACCATATTATCTGGGGCTATGATGCTAAGACACTCTTTTGAAATGGAGGAAGCTGCAAAAATTATAGAAAAAGCCGTGGAAGCAGTACTTGAAAAAGGGTATAGAACCGGTGACATCTATAGTGGAACTGAAAAACTCGTAGGAACAAAAGAGGTTGTTGGGAAGATAATGGAAGAGGTAGAGAATCTTCTTAAAAAATAG
- the ilvC gene encoding ketol-acid reductoisomerase, producing the protein MNQKQTRGNRKMAVTVYTEKDCNIDILKGKKVVVVGFGSQGHAHALNLFDSGVDVTVGLREGSPTMEKVRAAGLKADTIANAVKGADVVMLLIPDESQGKIYAEQIEPNLKEGAYLGFGHGFNVLYNIVKLRSDLNVFLAAPKGPGHMVRRTFVQGTGTPGLIAIEQDPSGNTKEIALAWAQGFGGARAGIIETTFKEETETDLFGEQAVLCGGVTELMKAGFETLVEAGYEPEMAYFECVHEMKLIVDMIIDGGFTSMRDSISNTAEYGDYITGTKVITKESREGMKAVLKDIQDGTFAKNFIKECETMEFMNAKRKSEQEHQLEKVGNELRGMMSWLKK; encoded by the coding sequence ATAAATCAAAAACAAACAAGGGGGAATAGAAAAATGGCAGTAACTGTATACACAGAAAAGGATTGTAACATCGATATCTTAAAAGGGAAAAAAGTAGTAGTAGTTGGATTTGGAAGTCAAGGACATGCACATGCTTTAAACCTTTTTGATTCAGGGGTGGATGTTACAGTAGGTTTAAGAGAAGGGTCTCCAACAATGGAAAAAGTAAGGGCTGCAGGCCTTAAAGCTGATACAATAGCAAATGCAGTAAAAGGTGCAGATGTTGTAATGCTTCTTATTCCAGATGAATCTCAAGGAAAGATCTATGCTGAGCAGATCGAACCAAACCTTAAAGAGGGAGCTTACTTAGGATTCGGACACGGATTCAATGTTCTTTACAATATCGTAAAATTGAGATCAGACTTAAATGTATTTCTAGCAGCACCTAAAGGACCTGGACACATGGTTAGAAGAACTTTTGTTCAGGGTACAGGTACACCGGGGCTTATCGCAATCGAGCAAGACCCTTCAGGAAATACAAAGGAGATCGCACTTGCATGGGCTCAAGGATTTGGAGGAGCAAGAGCAGGTATAATTGAGACTACCTTTAAAGAGGAAACTGAAACTGATCTTTTCGGAGAACAAGCAGTTCTTTGCGGAGGAGTTACAGAGCTTATGAAAGCCGGATTTGAAACTCTTGTAGAGGCTGGGTATGAGCCAGAAATGGCATACTTTGAGTGTGTACATGAGATGAAGCTAATCGTTGACATGATCATAGACGGTGGATTCACATCAATGAGAGATTCTATCTCAAATACTGCTGAATATGGTGATTATATTACTGGAACTAAAGTGATCACCAAAGAGTCTAGAGAGGGAATGAAGGCAGTACTAAAGGATATCCAAGATGGTACATTTGCTAAAAACTTCATAAAAGAGTGCGAGACAATGGAATTTATGAATGCAAAGAGAAAGTCTGAGCAGGAACATCAGTTAGAAAAAGTAGGAAATGAATTAAGAGGAATGATGTCTTGGCTTAAAAAATAA
- the ilvB gene encoding biosynthetic-type acetolactate synthase large subunit, translating into MKGAQILLETLKHLGIKEIFGYPGGAVLSIFDALREDEDIRFILPRHEQGASHAADASGRLTGIPGVCLATSGPGATNLVTGIMTAYMDSSPMIAITGQVSRSNKGKDVFQEVDIVGVTLPITKHNYSVESLEELPVILKEAFHIATTGRPGPVLIDLPADIQNEDMTEERFRILLNQELELFPSLHIPKLDMSKVKEAIELLKMSKRPLIISGAGVIRSDAADELYEFATKNNIPVTSSLLGLGGFPGDSKLFLGMGGVHGSIATNIIIQEADFVLAVGTRLDNRLTCDADGFLDQAKVVHIDIDPAENKKIIVADVFIQGDAKEALNKMSELSEGKKEQLWLDRVDELRGKYSPTKFSEKYSLEPRRIFEILSEKTDENAIITTDVGQHQMWVAQYYKFRKPKTFITSGGAGAMGFGIPAAIAAKIKRPDTTVISVVGDGGFQMCVGEIIMLKQYKLPVKILIINNSTLGMVKQLQDTFKGGKHFGVYLDVNPDFIDIAKAYGLKGVRVTNEEELVRAYDENINTDEPVIIECVLDRKKNVYQTLVHPNL; encoded by the coding sequence ATGAAAGGAGCACAGATTCTATTAGAGACTCTGAAACACTTGGGGATAAAAGAAATTTTCGGATATCCAGGAGGAGCAGTACTTTCTATTTTTGACGCTCTTCGGGAGGATGAAGATATAAGGTTTATTCTTCCGAGACATGAGCAGGGAGCATCTCATGCAGCAGATGCTTCAGGAAGATTGACAGGGATCCCTGGGGTATGCTTGGCCACTTCGGGACCGGGAGCTACCAATCTGGTTACAGGAATAATGACTGCCTACATGGATTCCTCGCCTATGATCGCCATAACAGGTCAGGTGTCTAGATCTAACAAGGGGAAGGATGTATTCCAGGAAGTGGATATTGTAGGTGTTACTCTTCCAATAACAAAACATAATTACAGCGTGGAATCACTTGAGGAACTACCTGTGATATTAAAAGAGGCATTTCATATCGCCACTACAGGAAGACCTGGACCTGTTCTCATTGACCTTCCTGCAGACATTCAAAATGAAGATATGACAGAGGAAAGGTTCAGAATACTGTTAAATCAGGAATTAGAGCTGTTTCCATCGCTCCATATACCAAAGCTGGATATGTCAAAAGTTAAGGAGGCGATAGAGCTTCTGAAAATGTCTAAAAGACCTCTCATTATTTCAGGGGCAGGTGTTATAAGAAGTGATGCAGCAGATGAACTATATGAATTTGCAACAAAAAATAACATTCCAGTAACCTCTTCACTCTTGGGATTAGGAGGTTTTCCAGGAGACAGCAAACTTTTCCTAGGAATGGGAGGGGTACATGGGAGTATAGCTACAAATATCATAATTCAGGAAGCTGATTTTGTGCTAGCTGTTGGAACAAGACTGGACAACAGACTTACTTGTGACGCAGATGGATTTTTAGATCAGGCTAAAGTGGTTCATATAGATATAGACCCTGCTGAAAACAAAAAAATAATTGTTGCTGATGTATTTATCCAGGGGGATGCAAAAGAGGCCTTGAACAAAATGTCAGAGCTTAGTGAAGGGAAAAAAGAGCAGCTCTGGCTAGACAGGGTAGATGAGCTGAGAGGTAAATATTCACCTACAAAATTTAGTGAGAAATACTCTTTGGAGCCTAGAAGAATTTTTGAAATTCTGAGTGAAAAGACCGATGAAAATGCTATAATAACTACAGATGTAGGGCAACATCAGATGTGGGTGGCTCAATACTACAAGTTTAGAAAACCCAAAACTTTTATAACTTCAGGTGGGGCAGGAGCCATGGGATTTGGGATTCCTGCAGCTATAGCAGCAAAAATAAAAAGACCGGATACCACGGTGATCTCTGTGGTAGGAGACGGTGGGTTTCAGATGTGTGTAGGGGAGATAATAATGCTTAAGCAGTACAAACTTCCCGTAAAGATACTCATTATAAACAACAGCACCTTGGGAATGGTAAAGCAGCTTCAGGACACTTTCAAAGGCGGAAAGCACTTTGGGGTGTATCTAGATGTCAATCCTGACTTCATAGATATAGCAAAGGCCTACGGTCTAAAAGGTGTGAGGGTTACAAATGAAGAGGAGCTTGTGAGGGCTTATGACGAAAATATCAATACAGATGAACCTGTAATAATAGAGTGCGTTTTAGATAGAAAGAAAAATGTATACCAGACACTGGTACATCCAAATCTTTAG
- a CDS encoding 2-isopropylmalate synthase gives MQFQKKKGGKMRKVKIFDTTLRDGEQTPGVNLSIEEKLTIAKNLEDLNVDIIEAGFAIASEADFEAIREVARTIKKCKIASLARATVNDIDRAWDAVKEAKYPRIHTFIATSDIHMKYKLKMTEDEVYNQAVEMVKYAKSKGCEVQFSCEDASRTRPEFLYRVLEGVIDAGAIVVNIPDTVGFTYPEEFYEIIKGIKDNVPNIDKAEIAVHCHNDLGLATANALAAIRAGASQIECTVNGLGERAGNTAIEELAMTLKVRPEGYGAECGINHSKIYHVSKTVSKLTGVDIQPNKAVVGDNAFAHESGIHQHGVLENSSTYEIMTPESIGRNKNKLVFGKHSGKHAFKDKLVELGYELSEEKIDDIFKKFKKLTDIKKEILDEDIESLALGGLRTVEKSYDLTSFNIIRVPGHATQAEVKMVAKSEIRTATAEGDGPVSAVYNAINTITGCKDCTLKDYSIKSITSASDAQGEARVEVEIDGKVYIGKGIKTDIIEASAIAYIDAINRSLIHVKK, from the coding sequence ATACAGTTTCAGAAGAAAAAAGGGGGAAAAATGAGAAAAGTTAAGATTTTTGACACAACTCTTAGGGATGGAGAGCAAACACCAGGAGTCAACCTTTCAATCGAGGAAAAATTAACGATTGCAAAAAATTTAGAGGATTTGAATGTGGACATTATAGAGGCTGGATTTGCTATTGCATCAGAAGCTGATTTTGAAGCAATAAGAGAAGTGGCTAGGACAATAAAAAAATGTAAAATTGCTTCTCTAGCTAGAGCAACTGTAAATGATATAGATAGAGCATGGGATGCAGTGAAAGAAGCAAAATATCCAAGAATACATACTTTTATTGCTACTTCTGATATTCACATGAAATATAAACTTAAAATGACAGAAGACGAGGTGTACAACCAGGCTGTAGAGATGGTAAAATATGCGAAATCAAAGGGGTGCGAAGTTCAGTTTTCGTGTGAGGATGCTTCAAGAACCAGACCTGAGTTTCTTTACAGAGTTTTAGAAGGGGTAATCGATGCAGGAGCTATAGTTGTAAATATCCCGGATACAGTAGGATTTACATATCCTGAGGAGTTCTACGAGATCATTAAGGGTATAAAAGACAACGTACCTAATATAGATAAGGCTGAAATCGCAGTTCATTGCCATAATGATCTCGGACTGGCTACGGCCAATGCTCTAGCTGCAATCCGTGCAGGTGCATCACAGATAGAGTGCACCGTAAACGGTCTAGGAGAGAGAGCTGGAAATACCGCAATAGAAGAGCTTGCCATGACGTTGAAGGTAAGACCTGAAGGTTATGGCGCTGAATGCGGAATAAATCACAGCAAAATTTATCACGTCAGTAAGACAGTGAGCAAACTCACAGGTGTGGATATCCAGCCAAACAAGGCTGTAGTGGGAGACAATGCTTTTGCTCATGAATCTGGGATACATCAGCATGGAGTCTTAGAGAATAGCAGTACTTATGAGATTATGACTCCAGAAAGTATAGGAAGAAATAAAAATAAGCTTGTCTTTGGAAAACATTCTGGGAAACATGCTTTTAAAGATAAACTGGTTGAACTTGGATATGAATTATCTGAAGAGAAAATAGATGATATTTTCAAAAAGTTTAAAAAACTTACAGATATCAAGAAGGAAATTCTGGATGAGGACATTGAATCTCTAGCCCTTGGAGGACTTAGAACAGTTGAAAAGTCCTATGATCTTACAAGTTTTAATATAATAAGAGTACCTGGACACGCCACTCAGGCAGAGGTGAAGATGGTTGCTAAGAGCGAAATAAGAACAGCAACAGCAGAGGGCGATGGACCGGTAAGTGCCGTGTATAACGCCATCAACACAATTACAGGGTGCAAAGACTGTACGCTGAAAGACTATTCTATAAAGAGTATAACAAGTGCTTCTGATGCTCAGGGTGAGGCAAGGGTAGAAGTGGAAATAGATGGCAAAGTGTATATCGGTAAAGGGATTAAGACTGACATAATTGAGGCGAGTGCAATAGCCTATATAGATGCAATAAATAGAAGCTTAATACATGTAAAAAAATAG
- a CDS encoding ACT domain-containing protein has protein sequence MKRELLITAKNKISTHSRIYNLFNKKGYNLESVVAHPCKEDPENIKMTLAVVKSDQALLEQIRLNLYKLVDIVSVEIV, from the coding sequence ATGAAAAGAGAACTTTTGATAACGGCGAAAAATAAAATAAGTACTCATTCAAGAATTTACAATTTGTTTAATAAAAAAGGGTATAATCTAGAAAGTGTTGTTGCACATCCTTGTAAGGAAGACCCTGAAAACATAAAAATGACTCTCGCCGTCGTCAAAAGTGATCAAGCTCTCTTAGAACAGATAAGGTTAAATCTTTATAAACTAGTCGATATAGTAAGTGTTGAGATAGTATAA
- a CDS encoding biotin-dependent carboxyltransferase family protein encodes MKEFEILNSGPLTLIQDSGRYGYQKSGVPVSGAMDSFSYKVANMLLGNNENEAVLEFTMLGPKIKFRSHCTIAITGGESFPKVNGNSMPTWESIKISPEDELSFSIMGSGCRGYISFSGGIDVPEIMGSRSTYMKARIGGFEGRQLKSGDILKLKNLEFSSFEKKLPQKYKPLFSDHYELRVILGPQDDYFTPKGIDTFLSKIYNITNECDRMGVRLEGEKIEHVSGGDILSDGIVAGSIQVPGHGKPIIMMADCQTTGGYTKIATVISSDLKKLAQARPGDTLSFKEITVEDGQRILREDMEIMKKMKNEINSRNKSLGKTFRIKVNSKIYNIEVFEV; translated from the coding sequence ATGAAAGAATTTGAGATTTTAAACTCCGGACCTCTTACGCTCATCCAGGATTCTGGAAGGTATGGATATCAAAAATCTGGGGTACCTGTTTCAGGAGCCATGGACAGTTTCTCCTACAAAGTTGCCAATATGCTCCTAGGAAACAATGAAAATGAGGCGGTCCTTGAGTTTACCATGCTCGGTCCAAAAATAAAGTTTAGATCCCACTGCACAATAGCTATAACAGGAGGAGAGTCATTTCCAAAAGTAAATGGGAATTCAATGCCGACTTGGGAATCAATAAAAATAAGCCCAGAAGATGAACTATCATTCAGTATAATGGGCAGTGGATGTCGTGGATATATATCTTTTTCAGGTGGAATTGACGTTCCAGAGATAATGGGAAGCAGATCTACTTACATGAAAGCAAGAATCGGAGGTTTTGAAGGAAGACAGCTAAAGTCCGGAGATATACTAAAATTGAAAAATTTGGAATTTTCATCTTTTGAAAAAAAACTTCCACAAAAATATAAGCCTTTATTTTCTGATCATTATGAACTACGAGTTATCTTGGGTCCTCAGGATGACTATTTCACCCCTAAAGGGATTGATACCTTCCTCTCAAAAATATATAATATCACCAACGAATGCGATAGAATGGGAGTAAGATTAGAAGGAGAAAAAATAGAACATGTATCCGGGGGAGATATTTTGTCTGACGGAATTGTTGCTGGTTCTATACAGGTTCCGGGACATGGAAAACCAATTATCATGATGGCTGACTGTCAAACAACAGGAGGTTATACAAAAATCGCAACTGTTATAAGTTCGGATCTTAAAAAGCTAGCACAGGCAAGACCTGGAGACACCTTAAGCTTTAAAGAGATTACTGTGGAAGATGGGCAAAGGATATTGAGAGAAGATATGGAAATTATGAAAAAGATGAAAAATGAGATAAATTCCAGAAATAAGAGTCTAGGAAAAACTTTTAGAATTAAGGTGAATTCAAAAATTTACAATATTGAAGTTTTTGAGGTGTAA